Sequence from the Mytilus galloprovincialis chromosome 10, xbMytGall1.hap1.1, whole genome shotgun sequence genome:
TTACTCCGGACTTCCAACTTCCGATCGAATCGAGTATGTCCCGGATATCAGTTCTCAGGAATACGTTAACTCCATACAAACTTgtgaaaattttgataaatatagtgGAATATATGGACCacaatttaatataaatttcatatctgAAATGTTACCATATCAGAACTACCATCGGTTAGCTGATgaaaaatttcaatataaacttAGTGACCCAAATAAGTTACATCATTTCGGATATCAAAATGGCTACCAACTCAGTATTAATGACGTCAGCAGTCCTCGTCTGACTCATTATGGTGAAAGTACAGATACACCATCGACCTCTCCTCATTTTGACTATCGAAATTTAAATCCATGTTCAAGGAGTAGTAGTCGAGAGACGTCTTTCGGAACTGCTCAAGGGTACAACTGCCCATATAGTAATAGATCTGAGTCGTCTGTTTCTGATGTTGATGTAGTCAACGAAGAAACCGACAAACGAAATTCAAATCatcaaaacaaatatgacaatatCTATGATTCTCCCCGAGTGAAAGAAGAAACATTTGGATCTCCCAAAAAATCATTGGAAGTGCAAAACAGGACTTCTCCGCATAGAGATACAGTTCAACAATCTGTTATAATGAGACGATCTGATTATTGTGTAGAGTCGGAGAAAACTGATATCACTCCACCTACTGGAGACCTAAATCAAAACAATCAAGATGCATCTAAGTGCTGTGGATCTAATAGTAGCTGCTATATCAATGATCCATCCTCTTGCAATAAATatgctgaaatacgtgccatAAATGACAAAGCTCTAAACACACAGGACATTTATTCTCACTGTCTTAGGGCTGCATGTGCTTATGATTCTTataattcaaattatgagcaatcGTCTATAGCCTCGAGCCCAAGACAGTATCCAATGGTACCTCAAGCCGGATATACCAGTGTTATAGTAGATGCCCAGCAATATAACATAACGAACGGTTTTGTACACTAAATCATGCAAAGTTTGTAATGGGAAGACAATTGATCTTCGGTGCTTGCAATCAATGATAACCGTTGCAATATTTTATTTGCAGTAT
This genomic interval carries:
- the LOC143047256 gene encoding single-minded homolog 1-A-like isoform X2; protein product: MYISETASVHLGLSQVELTGNSVYEYIHPADHDEMTAVLTLAPPYQGHFGHEFEVERSFFIRMKCVLAKRNAGLTCGGYKVIHCSGYLKVKQFNMEMSPYDSCYQNVGLVAVGHSLPPSAITEIKMFNNMFMFRASLDLKLIFLDARVAALTGYEPQDLIERTLYHYIHAFDILHMRIAHHTLLLKGQVTTKYYRFLSKNGGWVWIQSYATIVHNSRSSRPHCIVSVNYVLSDVEAKSLQIQIEQTINKDILPIDALQNRQSKMRTPKSRSRRSSPYPHIAENPDYSGLPTSDRIEYVPDISSQEYVNSIQTCENFDKYSGIYGPQFNINFISEMLPYQNYHRLADEKFQYKLSDPNKLHHFGYQNGYQLSINDVSSPRLTHYGESTDTPSTSPHFDYRNLNPCSRSSSRETSFGTAQGYNCPYSNRSESSVSDVDVVNEETDKRNSNHQNKYDNIYDSPRVKEETFGSPKKSLEVQNRTSPHRDTVQQSVIMRRSDYCVESEKTDITPPTGDLNQNNQDASKCCGSNSSCYINDPSSCNKYAEIRAINDKALNTQDIYSHCLRAACAYDSYNSNYEQSSIASSPRQYPMVPQAGYTSVIVDAQQYNITNGFVH